Within the Micromonospora citrea genome, the region ACGCGCCGGAGCAGTGGCCGGCGGGTCCGCTGTGCCGCAGCGAGCGGGTGCCGCACCCGTGCCGGCTGGCCCGCTGGGGCCGGAGCACGCTGCGGGCGGCCGGGGTCACCGACGCTCGGGTCGACGAGCTGGTCGCTGCCGGCGACCTGGGTGCCTGGCCGTGGGCGTGAGCGGGCTCGGGGCGTACCCCCGGCAGGGCTGGTTCGATCCGGCGGGCGTGCGGGACGCGGTCGCCCGGTGGCTGCGGGCGGTGGCGGCGGACGCCGAGCTGGCCCCGTACTTCATCGGGGTCGATCGGGCCCGGCTCGGCGGGCACCTGGCGCTGACCCTCACCGTGGCGCTCGGCGGGCCGGCCGGCGACCTCGTCCGCCCGGCGGCCGGGGCGTGGCGCGGCCTCGGCCTGACGGAGGCGCAGCACCGCCGGGTGGTCGACTACCTCGCCGGGGTGCTCCAGGCGCTCGACGTGCCGCCTGACGCGGTGGTCGCGGCCCGGCGGGCCTTCGCCGACGAGGCCGGCTCGTGACCGCCGTCCTGGCCGCCTCCTGGTCGACCACCATGCGGTACGTCCGCCAGGCCGCCGACGACTTCTGGTGCGCGGTCGAGGAGCGCTGCCCGGGGCTGCTGCCGGAACGGGAGGCAGGCGTGTTCCTCGCCGCGTTGGGGCGGGTGGCCAGCGGCGGCGACGACCCGGCGGGGCGGGCGGCGCTGCTGGCCGTGCTCGGCCGGGCCCACCGCCGCTACGGACTGTCGCCCCACCAGCGGACCGTGGCGCTCATGTTGGCGGCCACCGTCGCCCGCCATGCCGCGCCGCTGCCATCCGGACTGTCGGCGGCATGGCAACGGGCCGGCGAGCGTGCGTTGGCGGCGACTGCCGGCTGCGCCGAGCGCGTCGGCGACGGCCCGGCCTGGTGGCCGGCCCAGGTCATCGCGCACGACCGGGCCGCCGACGGCCTCGCCATCCTGACCGTACGCCCCGTGCGGCGGGTGCTCTTCCGGCCCGGCCAGGCGGTGCCCCTGTGCACCGAGCGCCGGCTGGGCCGGTGGCGCTGGTATGCACCGGCCAACGCCCCGCGCCCGGACGGCACGCTGGAGTTCCACGTCCGCGCCGTCGCCGCCGGCTCCGTCTCCCGCACCCTCGTCCACGCGGTACTCCCCGGCGACCAGCTCTGGCTCGGCCCGCCCGACGGCACCGGGCTGACCCTCGACGAGTCGTCGCGGTCGGATCTGCTGCTGGTGGCCGGAGGCACCGGGCTGGCGCTGCTGCGCGCCATCGTCGAGCAGGTGGCCGCCGCGCCGGCCGGGCGGCGGGTCACCCTGGTCGTCGGGGCCCGCTCCTTCGCCGACCTCTACGACTCGATCAGCCTGGACAAGTTGCAGTGCGCCCACGACTGGCTGACCGTCGTGCCGGCGTTCTCGCACGACGTCGCCGCCGCCCCGGCCGAGCAGGCCGACGCGCTCACCATGGCGCTTGACCACCACCGACCCAACCAGGAGGTCTACGTCTGCGGGCCGCCCGCGATGATCGCCGGGGCGCGACTGCGGCTGCTCGCCGCCGGCGTGCCGGCCGAGCGGATCCACCTGCCCGACGGGTACGCCGGCTGATGGCGGTCTACCGCAGCCGCAACGCGCTCGCCGGGCCGCTCACCTCGAGCGGCGTCCGCGAGCTGGCGCTGCCGCGTACCCGGCTCGGTCGGCGTGGCTACCGGCCTGAGGACGTCGACGCCCTGCTGCACCGGCTCGCCCACGAGGTGGGTGAGCGGAGTCGCCGACTCGACCTTCTCGAACAGGAGAACCAGCGCCTCAAGCAGGCCCTGCGCACCTGGCAGAGCCGTCTGGGGAGGCGCGCGACCCGATAGATAACGCCTTACCTGTCGGCATTTGTCGTCTCTACGCGACCGTTCTCCTGGCGGCATGACTGACGCGATAATGCGCAGCACATGCCTTCGGGAAGGTGGCGGTCACCGGTGGCGATTCACGAGCGTCGCGATCGCCTGCGCCAGGTGATCAGGCGGGCGCTGACACCAGGCCGCACCGGTGACCTCACCGCTGCTGTGGATCAGGAACAGTCGGGCATCGATGTGGAGACTGCTCGCAAGATGCTCCTGATCGACTTCGAGCAGGCGTTCATCCTGCACAACGACTACAAGGACGCGGAGCGTGATCTTTACAAGCTGAGCCTCCGCATCCTGGCGTTCCCCGTCCTGGTCGCGGGAGCCCTGGTGTCGGCGAAGCTGATCTCGTCGGTCGGTCAGGTGGGCACCGTGTTGCGACTACCCATCATCTATGCCGCAGCGCTGGTCGCCGGCGTGCTGAACACGATCGTCCTGCGTGCGTACGTGGTCACCGACCGAGTGCAGACCGAGGCGAAACACCAGGTGAACCGGCTACGCAGCCTGTACCTGCACGCGCTCGCCGCCGAGTTTCCCGAGGGCTGGAAGCCGGTGTGGGGTTCGACCAACCCCTATCTGGAGAGCCGTCGCAAGCTCAAGGCGGCGGCGCTGACCTCGGTGGTGATCGGCCTGCTGAATGCCGGTTACGTCGCTGTCGGCGTCGACCGCCTGACCACGTACGGGTCCGACATCTCGTGGCCGGTGGCACTGTCGGTGGCCCTGTGGCTCATCTACTTCCTGTTTCAGATGGAATTCACCTGGGACTTCCTACGGAGGGCTCAGCGGGCCCGGTCGAAACGAGCCGCCAGGTGAGGCGCTTCCTGCCGGGCAGTGACCCGGTCGACTACGACTTCCAGACCACCGTCGGCCTTCTCGCCCGGTACGGCGAGCCGATCTTTGTCGCGCTTGATCGGCTTCGCGAGGTGGACTTTCTCTTTTCCCGCATGGCGTTGCTGCATCAGGACGCCATCGACCCGGAGTTGTTGTTTCGGCAGACGCTCCCGCCGGTGGCGGTGGGGACCCGGCTCGGTCTCGAACCCACTGCACTGGCTGAGTACGTGAGGATCTATGCCCTGGGTCAGACGCTCGTCCTGAACAACATGGACCGCCACCTCGACCTGTCGGCGTCCTACTCCCTGAGGGACCCGGCGCTGCTGCTCGCCGACGTCAACTCGACGATGTGTTTCGCGGTGACGAGCGTCCTGACGATGATCCGGGAAGCGTCGCTCAGCCCGGCCGGCAGACGAGCGCTTCCGGTGATGGCGAGGGTCACCGCCGGGATCGTCCAGTCGATGCACGACAACTACGCGGGCAGATTCGACGTGGCGGCGCTCGACCATCCCGAGAGGCTGGTTGCCTGGTACCGCACGGACGACCGCTCCCGTCATCTGGGCTCCGGCTTCTATTCGTCGGGGCTGCTCGGTCTGCTGGCCTACGCTGCGCAGCCTGTGCCGGACGGGCTGGGCGAGGTGCTGCGGAAGATGCGCCGGCTACGGCAGCGGGTGGACGAGTTGGCCGATCTGTTCGAGGACGCCGCGACCGGGCTGGTCAGTTACCCGGTAGCCCGAGGGCTCGCCGACCCGTCGGTCTCGGCCGATCTGCGGGTGCTGATCGACCGGCTCTGGGCACGCGCACGGCACGTCATCGGTGCCCGGCGTGGCGACGCCGCCGAACTCAACCGGGCACTGGTCGGCGACCTCGAGTTGGTCGAGGTGCACCGCGCCGTGTTGGAAACGCTCATATCGAGTGGCATCATGCGGGAGTGCCGCCAGGAGGCGGACGGGCTGTGGAGCGAGATCGCGCTCGACCTGGCCGCGGCGGACCCGCGGTTCGGCGAGCCGCTCACGGCAGTCATCGACCTCAAGCGAGCCCTGCTCGACCGCTTGGAGAGCAACGGCTGGCAGGACGACCCGCCTCCGCACACCTTTCTGGACATGGTCGAGGCGGCGGGAATGGAAGGACGACATGGTGAGCGGTGACGGTCGGCTCGAAAATTCTGCCAAGGCCATCATCCAAAATGGCGACAACGTGCTCGTGCTCAGGTATGTGGACCGGAAGATGGGCCTCGGCGTCTGGTATTCGCTGCCCGGGGGGCGGCAGGAGTTCGGCGAGACGCTGGAAGAGACGTTGGTGCGGGAATGTCAGGAGGAGATCGGCGCGGAGGTGGTGCCGGGGCGACTCCTCTTCGTCCGGGAGTACATACATGGCCGGCACGCGCTCGCCGGAAAGGGACGAGACCAGCACAAGGTCGAGTTCTACTTCCTGGCTCAACTCAAGTCGGACCTCCGCGCCGACTACATCGCGGCCGACGACGTCTCCGACGAGGGCCAGCAGGGGATGCGGTGGTGCAGTCTCGCGGATCTGCGGGAGCTGAACATCTTTCCCACCGGCCTGCGTCAGCTGGGGGAACTCATGAACAGAAGCACCGATACCTACTGGGGCGATACCTACTGACGCCTGCCCTTCGCAACGGCCTCGGAGAGGTTCCCGGCATCGACCCTGTCTCCTACGACCTGGCCGCCACCGAATCGGTGCGGCGACTGGCCAACGCGAAGTACCTCTACCTGCGCGACGCGGACGCCGACTTCGCGAAGCGGCGGGCGCGCGGCGCGGTGTCCATCGCGCGCCTGATCGGAGTGGCTCGGTCCGTTGCTGCGCGAGCTGCGCTACGGCGAGTACGAGCCCCTGCCCGGCGGCATCTCCGTGGACCAACGCTCCTTCCCGTCAGCCACCGCTGGCGGCACGGGGCAAGACGTATCTGGCGCAGCAGTTGGCCGCCCGGGTGACCGAGCCGCACGCGGTGAAGCTGATCCAGTTCCATCCCTCCTACACCTACGAGGACTCCTTCGAGCTTCCGGCCGGAAAGCGGCGACGACGGCACCCTGCGGTTCAAGCTCACCTCCGGGCCGCAGCGTGCGCGCGGGCAGGAAGATCGGCGCGGCCCGGATCGGCCGGGTCGAACTGCACATCGAGCCGAAGGTGCCAATCGCGCGCCTGCTCTTCCTCGTCGGCTACGCCCGCAACCCGAAGGGCTGGCGCGACGAGAGCGTGTCGCTCACAGAGCACGACGGCCTGGTGCCGGCGCTCGCCGCCGCCCTGTCCCGGCAGACCGATCGGACACTGCGCCAGGGCCCGCTCCACCGCAGTCGATCGCTTGCTGCGCGTGCCCGGGGTCGACGCCGGATCACGGCGGGTGCTCCGCCACCTCGCCGCGCGGCTCGCCGGGGTCACCCGGCTGCGGCAGGGGAGCCCGTGCCGGACTGGCGGCCGACCCGGCTCAACGAGCGGCTGCGTATCGTCCTGCGGCTGGCCGAGTTGGTGCTCGCCGGCGCCTCCGTCGAAGCGGGCCGGGGCGGCGTGCTCAGCAACGCATTCCTGTTGGACAGTGGCGGGTCTTCGATCGAGGATGCCTACCAGATGCTGGCCTACTGCGTCGCCTACGGGCTGACGCACGGGCATCTGATCTACGCCTCCGGCGACCGTCACCGGTCCGTCACATCGTCCGCAACGCCGGGATCGAGATCGTCTGCCATGCGCTCGACCTCGACGTCGACCCGGGCCAGTCTTCTTGCCCGGGTCGACGCCTTGGCCGGCGGAATCGCCGGTAGAGCAGTTGGGGCTCCCGCCGGCGGTTGAACTCGGCAAGCTCGTCGGCCCAGGCGCCGACCACGTCGGCCACGTCGGCGCCCGCGTCGATCATCGTGCGCAGCCGCGGCGACCCGGTGAGCTTGTCGATCCAGTACGGACGCGCGGCGTCCCACGAGTCGCGCCGCCACGCGAACGCGTCGTACCGGTGCGCCTCCACCAGCATGGCGACCGCCGTGCGGATCGGGTCGTACGTCGCCCGGTCGACGACCTTGACCTCGACCCCGGCGCAGAGCTTGTTGAACAGCGCCGGCTTCTGCCCGGCGGACGTCGGCGTGAAGCCGGCCGTGGAGGCGCTACTCGTTGAACTCCTCGCTCCACTGGCACGACACGATCGGGTCCCAACCGTTCCAGCACAGCCGCATCTGGTAATAGCCGTCGTTTCCGACGTTGTATCCCGACTTGTCGCAGCCCGAGTCGCCGCCGTCGTCGACGGTGAGCACGCGCCTGCTCGTCGGTTCGAGCCACGACCGGTAGAACAGCTCGCCGGTGACGCCATGACCGTCCGCACGGGTGTCGCAGACCTGGAACATGTCGCCGTCGTCGATGAAGGTCATCGTGCCGCGTCCCCCCGAGAGGGACAGGGACTTGTTGCTGGCGAGGGCGGGAGCGGTGGAGCCGACGATCGTCGCGACGACGATGCCGCCGACCACCGCCGCACGGGCGAACCAGGGTTTCGACATGTGGGTTACTTCCCTATCGATCGAGGTTGTGGAGCCTTGCAGGGAAGTTAGCCGAGGCGTGCGGGACCGTCGATCGACCGCGTCGATCCTTGAGTGAACCTTGAACTTCATCCATAGTGGACGCGACGGCGTCACCGGTAGAGCAGGTGGGGCTTCCGCCGGCGGTTGAAGTCCGCCAGCTCGTCGGCCCAGGCGCCGACCACGTCGGCCACGTCGGCGCCCGCGTCGATCATCGTGCGCAGCCGCGGCGACCCGGTGAGCTTGTCGATCCAGTACGGACGCGCGGCGTCCCACGAGTCGCGCCGCCACGCGAACGCGTCGTATTTGTGCGCCTCCACCAGCATGGCCACCGCCGTGCGGATCGGGTCGTACGTCGCCCGGTCGACGACCTTGACCTCGACCCCGGCGCAGAGCTTGTTCAGTAGCGCCGGCTTCTGCCCGGCGGACGTCGGCGTGAAGTACGCCTCGCGGAACTCGACGCCGGGCAGTTCACGCGCGTTGAGCCGGTCGGACCAGTGGTAGTCGAAGTCGTCGGCGAGGCCGCCGATCAGCTCGAACGGCCGGCAGGTGCCCCGGCCCTCGGTGATCGAGGCGACGCCCTCGAACAGGCCGGTGCCGGGATAGACCAGCGCGGTGTCCGGGGTGGGCATGTTCGGGCTGGGCATCACCCAGGGCAGGTCGGTGTCGGCGGCGAGCCGGTCGCGCTTCCAGTGGCGGCACGTGACGACGTGCAGGTCGACCGGTCGCCCGGCCGCGGCGGGCAGGAACTCCGCGTTGAAGTACCCGGCCAGCTCGCCGACGGTCATCCCGTGCTGCTGGACGATCTCCTTCAGCCCCACGCCGGAGGTGTAGGCAGGCGTCATCATCGGCCCGTACGCCCGGCCGCCGACGGGGTTCGGCCGATCCAGCACGACGTACCGCTTGCCGACCCGGGCGGCGGCCACCATGGAGGTGTACATCGTCCAGATGTAGGTGTAGAAGCGGACGCCCACGTCCTGGATGTCGAAGACGACGGTGTCGACGCCGGCCTCGGTGAACATGGCCTCCCACCTGGCCTGCGAGGCCCCGTACGCGTCGTAGACGGTGATCCCGGTGCGGGCGTCGACGCCGGTGCCCTCGCTGCCGCCGGCCTGCGCGGAGCCGCGGAAGCCGTGCTCGGGGCCGAACGCCGCGGCCAGCCGCACCGCGTCGGAGGCGTGCATCAGGTCGACCAGGTGCCGGTAGGACGCGTCCACGCCGGTGGGGTTGGAGATCACGCCGACCCGCTGGCCGGCGAGGTCCCCGAAGTCGGACGCGACGAGCACGTCGAGGCCGGTCTCCACGCGGCGGATGCCGGGCACCGCGCCGCCGGGCGTGCCGGGGGCCGCCGCCGCGACCGCGCCCGCGGTCACCGCACCCGCCCCGGCCAGGAACTTCCTGCGCTCCATGTCGACCTCCCGTCGGTTGGTCGAAACTTAGCTACATATCGATGGTCAGTCAAGGAAAGTTAGCTACAGGCTGCCGGCCGGTGCCCTGGTGCCGGACTGGAGAAGGGCTGTGGCGAGGGCCGACGCCGGGCCGGTGACCGGCGTTCGCCGCCGTACGACTGCCGGGTCGTCGGGACGGCGCGCGGCGACGGCCCGGCAGCAGACAGGGGCGGGCCGCCCGGGACGGCCCGCCCGATCGTCGGATGTGAGGCTCAGCGGGTGGCGGCGGCCAGCGCGTCGCGCACCGTGGCGGCGTCGGCCGGCGTCTCGTGCTCCCAGTTCGCCGGGTCCACGGAGTAGATGGTGCCGTAGGCCGGCGTGTCCGGCTGGTAGCGCCAGCTCTCGGCGAGCGTCCCGGCGTCGACCGCGTCGTAGCCGATCCGGTCGAGGAAGGCCGTGGCATCGGCCTTCGCCGCCGCGTCGTCGCCGGCGATCGGCAGCGCGCTGCGGTCGGCGGCGCCGGCGGGTCGGGCCAGCGCGTGCAGGTGCTTGAAGAAGATGTTGTTGAAGACCTTGACCACCCGCGACCCCGGCAGATGGCGCTGGAGCAGCTCGCTGCTGGTGGCCGAGCCCGAGTCCAGCTCGGGGATGTTGCCGTCCCGCTCCGGGTAGTAGTTGTTCGTGTCGAGCACGACCTTGCCGGCGAGCGGCTCGACCGGCACGTCCCGGTACGCCTTGAGCGGGATGGTGACGACCACCAGGTCGCCGGCCTCCGCCGCCTCCGCCGGGGTGGCCGCGCGGGCGCGCGGGCCGAGCTCGTCGACGAGGTCCTTGAGCGTCTCCGGGCCGCGCGAGTTGCTCAACACCACGTCGTAGCCGGCTGCCACCGCCAGCCGTGCCACCGTGCCGCCGATGTGTCCACTGCCGATGAGTCCCACAGTTGTCATGTCGATCCCCAACCCCGTTCGCCGTGGCCGTATTCCCTATCGCCGTGGTCGACAATCGCGACCGTCGTCCGGCGCTGCGGCGTACGGCCGGGCCGGCCGCGTCGGCGGGCCCCCACACCGGAGGGTGCCACGGTTGAGGCGGCCGGCCCGGGAAGCGGCGCTCGTGTCGGCCGGCGCGCTGCCCGGGGGGACGACCTCGCTGGATGCGGTGCGGGCGTCGGGCCGGCCCGGGGCGGGCGGGCGGTCAGGCCGGGGGCAGCACCTTCTCGATCGCGGCGCGCAGGTCGGCCGAGTCGGGCTGGACGGTCGGCGCGAACCGGCCCGCCACCGTGCCGTCGGGGGCGACCAGGAACTTCTCGAAGTTCCATCGCACGTCGCCGGTGTGCCCCTCGGCGTCGGCCGTGCCCACCAGCGCGGCGTAGAGGGGGTGGCGGCCGGGGCCGTTGACGTCGACCTTCTCCGTCAGCGGGAAGGTGACGTCGTAGTTGACCTGGCAGAAGTCGCTGATCTCCTCGGCGGTGCCCGGCTCCTGGCCGCCGAACTGGTTGCAGGGCACGCCGAGGACCACCAGGCCGCGGGCGGCGTACTCGTCGTGCAGCGCCTGGAGGCCGGCGTACTGCGGGGTGAGGCCGCAGCGGGAGGCGACGTTGACGACGAGCAGCGCGCGGCCCCGGTGCCGCGCGAGGTCGGCCGGGCCGCCGGTGAGGGCGTCGATCTGAGTGTCGAAGACGGTCATGGGCCGAGGCTACGCGGGCCGCCGGGCCGCCCGCCGGAGGGCGGACGGGAGCCGGCACCGCTCCCACCGGAAATCGATAGATGCGCATCTTGACTAAGTGATGACGGCGTGAGTAGCGTCTCACCATCATTTTGG harbors:
- a CDS encoding DivIVA domain-containing protein, producing the protein MAVYRSRNALAGPLTSSGVRELALPRTRLGRRGYRPEDVDALLHRLAHEVGERSRRLDLLEQENQRLKQALRTWQSRLGRRATR
- a CDS encoding NUDIX domain-containing protein — protein: MVSGDGRLENSAKAIIQNGDNVLVLRYVDRKMGLGVWYSLPGGRQEFGETLEETLVRECQEEIGAEVVPGRLLFVREYIHGRHALAGKGRDQHKVEFYFLAQLKSDLRADYIAADDVSDEGQQGMRWCSLADLRELNIFPTGLRQLGELMNRSTDTYWGDTY
- a CDS encoding McrC family protein gives rise to the protein MRAGRKIGAARIGRVELHIEPKVPIARLLFLVGYARNPKGWRDESVSLTEHDGLVPALAAALSRQTDRTLRQGPLHRSRSLAARARGRRRITAGAPPPRRAARRGHPAAAGEPVPDWRPTRLNERLRIVLRLAELVLAGASVEAGRGGVLSNAFLLDSGGSSIEDAYQMLAYCVAYGLTHGHLIYASGDRHRSVTSSATPGSRSSAMRSTSTSTRASLLARVDALAGGIAGRAVGAPAGG
- a CDS encoding NADPH-dependent F420 reductase, with the translated sequence MGIDMTTVGLIGSGHIGGTVARLAVAAGYDVVLSNSRGPETLKDLVDELGPRARAATPAEAAEAGDLVVVTIPLKAYRDVPVEPLAGKVVLDTNNYYPERDGNIPELDSGSATSSELLQRHLPGSRVVKVFNNIFFKHLHALARPAGAADRSALPIAGDDAAAKADATAFLDRIGYDAVDAGTLAESWRYQPDTPAYGTIYSVDPANWEHETPADAATVRDALAAATR
- a CDS encoding FAD-binding oxidoreductase, with protein sequence MTAVLAASWSTTMRYVRQAADDFWCAVEERCPGLLPEREAGVFLAALGRVASGGDDPAGRAALLAVLGRAHRRYGLSPHQRTVALMLAATVARHAAPLPSGLSAAWQRAGERALAATAGCAERVGDGPAWWPAQVIAHDRAADGLAILTVRPVRRVLFRPGQAVPLCTERRLGRWRWYAPANAPRPDGTLEFHVRAVAAGSVSRTLVHAVLPGDQLWLGPPDGTGLTLDESSRSDLLLVAGGTGLALLRAIVEQVAAAPAGRRVTLVVGARSFADLYDSISLDKLQCAHDWLTVVPAFSHDVAAAPAEQADALTMALDHHRPNQEVYVCGPPAMIAGARLRLLAAGVPAERIHLPDGYAG
- a CDS encoding exo-beta-N-acetylmuramidase NamZ family protein, producing the protein MERRKFLAGAGAVTAGAVAAAAPGTPGGAVPGIRRVETGLDVLVASDFGDLAGQRVGVISNPTGVDASYRHLVDLMHASDAVRLAAAFGPEHGFRGSAQAGGSEGTGVDARTGITVYDAYGASQARWEAMFTEAGVDTVVFDIQDVGVRFYTYIWTMYTSMVAAARVGKRYVVLDRPNPVGGRAYGPMMTPAYTSGVGLKEIVQQHGMTVGELAGYFNAEFLPAAAGRPVDLHVVTCRHWKRDRLAADTDLPWVMPSPNMPTPDTALVYPGTGLFEGVASITEGRGTCRPFELIGGLADDFDYHWSDRLNARELPGVEFREAYFTPTSAGQKPALLNKLCAGVEVKVVDRATYDPIRTAVAMLVEAHKYDAFAWRRDSWDAARPYWIDKLTGSPRLRTMIDAGADVADVVGAWADELADFNRRRKPHLLYR
- a CDS encoding glutathione peroxidase yields the protein MTVFDTQIDALTGGPADLARHRGRALLVVNVASRCGLTPQYAGLQALHDEYAARGLVVLGVPCNQFGGQEPGTAEEISDFCQVNYDVTFPLTEKVDVNGPGRHPLYAALVGTADAEGHTGDVRWNFEKFLVAPDGTVAGRFAPTVQPDSADLRAAIEKVLPPA